AACTTCGGAATCATATTTATTATTCATCGTATTCCTCCATCTCTGTCTAATCAAGATCTATTCAAGCTCTTCATAGCTGAACCAGCCGTAATCCGCAACATTGCTGCTTTGCGCTCCACCCGCACTGGCATACATTCCGATATAAGCCCCTGTGAAGCCTCCGGCCCAATCCGTGCTCAGCACCCTGCCCTCAGCCCGTTCATGCAGTGCGGTCCAGGCGTCAGAATCTGCGGCTCTATAATAAAAGCTGTAATCCTGCCCCCTGGCTTCCACCTTAAGCTGTACGGTATCCAGCGGATACGGCGCAGAGGCCAGCAATTGCTCAGCTCCCCTGCTGCGCACGGTCAGCTTCAGCAGCTGCCTGCCATCCTCCAGCGCCCGTTCATAGCGGAAGTGGTTGTCCGCATTCTGGAGCAGCGCCAGTCCGGCGCTCTCGCCTGCGGCCTCCGGCTGGAAGCGCATCTCCGCTGCGGCTCTGAAGCTGAGATGCTGCTGCCGTCTTCCGATATAAGCCGGATTGCCGGTCTCTGCAAGCACCTCCGGCTTCAGCCGCAGCCGCAGATGTCCCGGATGCTCGCTGAGGCTCCAGAATTCACCGCGCGGCGTGCGCAGGAAGTTCCAGACGGGGCTAAGCTCCCCGTCAGCAAAATCATCACGCACCGGCAGCAGCGGCCACTGCGTCACCGGCAAATCCGGTGCTGGCCCCGCAAGCTCAAGTACGCCCTTGCCGGGATTGACTACCGGCCATTCGTCCTCCCACTTGACCGGAGTCAGGAAGGTCTCCCGGCCCAGGTTGCGGTAATATCCCCCGCAGGTCCGGGAGGCCAGGCAGAGCATCCACCACTCCCCATGCTGCGTCTCGACAAGTTCCGCGTGGCCCGTATTCACGATGGGGTACTCTCTGCCGAGATGGCGGTGGGTCAGGATCGGGTTGGCCCGGTGCCCCTCATAAGGCCCTGTCACGTTCCGGCTTCTGGCAACCGTTACCGCATGGGTATGGCCGGTGCCGCCCTCGGCAATCAGCAGATAATACCATCCTCTGGTGGAATACAGATGCGGCCCTTCCTGGGCATGTGCAGTCTTCAACGCACCTTGCCAGAGAGTATGCTTCGGGCCGGTAAGCCTGCCCTGCGCCAGATCAATCTCCTGCAGCCAGATGTCCATATGCTTAGGATAATCCTGGCCCCCGGGAGGCACCCGGTTACCGTTGTAGTAGACCTTGCCGTCCTTATCGAAGAACAGGGAGGGATCAATGCCGGGCGCATCCTCCAGCCAGACCGGATCTGACCAGTCTCCCGCCGGATCGGCGGATGTGACATAAAAATTATGCGGGTCCTTGTGATTATCTACGAACGTTGTGATCATATAAAAGAGACCTTGATGATACCGGAGGGTCGGCGCCCAAATCCCCCTCG
The sequence above is a segment of the Paenibacillus sp. FSL R7-0204 genome. Coding sequences within it:
- a CDS encoding glycoside hydrolase family 43 protein, with protein sequence MRTFRNPVLPGFYPDPSAIRVGEDYYLVTSSFEFYPGVPIFHSRDLVHWRQLGHVLDRPSQLNLDGILPSRGIWAPTLRYHQGLFYMITTFVDNHKDPHNFYVTSADPAGDWSDPVWLEDAPGIDPSLFFDKDGKVYYNGNRVPPGGQDYPKHMDIWLQEIDLAQGRLTGPKHTLWQGALKTAHAQEGPHLYSTRGWYYLLIAEGGTGHTHAVTVARSRNVTGPYEGHRANPILTHRHLGREYPIVNTGHAELVETQHGEWWMLCLASRTCGGYYRNLGRETFLTPVKWEDEWPVVNPGKGVLELAGPAPDLPVTQWPLLPVRDDFADGELSPVWNFLRTPRGEFWSLSEHPGHLRLRLKPEVLAETGNPAYIGRRQQHLSFRAAAEMRFQPEAAGESAGLALLQNADNHFRYERALEDGRQLLKLTVRSRGAEQLLASAPYPLDTVQLKVEARGQDYSFYYRAADSDAWTALHERAEGRVLSTDWAGGFTGAYIGMYASAGGAQSSNVADYGWFSYEELE